A single bacterium DNA region contains:
- a CDS encoding DUF192 domain-containing protein — MSPARRRGTVALPPLRHRFVVVFAILAAFFLAGCPASLEGITADEPEAWVRIGTSEVAVEVADTPEKQQRGLGYRDSLAWDTGMYFPYPRAVMPSFWMKGMRFSIDIVWIRDGRIVDVHDSVPFEPGGNGPTVRPSEAADAVLEVPAGYSRASGWRVGDRVRFERTATSS, encoded by the coding sequence GTGAGCCCCGCTCGTCGCCGCGGGACCGTCGCCCTCCCCCCTCTCCGGCATCGCTTCGTCGTCGTCTTCGCGATCCTCGCGGCCTTCTTCCTTGCGGGGTGCCCCGCGAGCCTCGAAGGCATCACGGCGGACGAGCCCGAGGCCTGGGTCCGGATCGGGACGAGCGAGGTCGCGGTCGAGGTCGCCGACACGCCCGAGAAGCAGCAACGCGGCCTCGGCTATCGCGATTCCCTCGCGTGGGACACCGGCATGTATTTCCCGTACCCGCGTGCAGTGATGCCGTCGTTCTGGATGAAGGGCATGCGCTTCTCGATCGACATCGTCTGGATCCGCGACGGCCGGATCGTGGACGTGCACGACAGCGTCCCCTTCGAGCCCGGCGGCAACGGCCCGACCGTCCGGCCGAGTGAGGCCGCCGATGCGGTCCTCGAGGTCCCGGCGGGATACAGCCGGGCAAGCGGCTGGCGGGTCGGGGATCGCGTGCGCTTCGAGCGCACCGCGACGTCGAGCTAG
- a CDS encoding RNA polymerase factor sigma-32, which yields MSPRPVEPEIEPADPEEAETSDVSPDAVIEAEAIEIEALAREQADDDADTIVVSAVSVDAEDGDTDTSDSSDPSDGPTPSLPIPADPKAPGVSQASALTAYMSQLRHHAPISREEEHALAVKWVEDGDVDAAKQLVLANLRLVVKISMEYRRAWTNTLDLIQEGNVGLMEAVQRFDPYQGVKLSSYAVYWIRAYILKYILDNMRSVRLGTTRASRKLFFRLNKEKRELERQGYEVEPRLLAERLDVSEDDVIDMEARLSRPDVSFDAPVRSDESDGMTFGDRMAAPGVSSEATVGANELRRVFLDTIAEFAEGLEDRDRQILDERILAEEPRTLADLGEEFAVSRERVRQLEAKLVKRLRAYMEENLVDFEYYAPGGGS from the coding sequence ATGTCCCCTCGCCCCGTCGAACCCGAAATCGAGCCCGCCGACCCCGAAGAGGCGGAGACGTCCGACGTGAGTCCGGACGCGGTGATCGAGGCCGAAGCGATCGAGATCGAGGCCCTCGCGCGGGAGCAGGCCGACGACGACGCGGACACGATCGTGGTCTCCGCCGTTTCGGTCGACGCAGAGGACGGTGATACCGACACCTCCGACTCCTCCGATCCCTCGGACGGCCCGACGCCGAGCCTGCCGATCCCGGCGGATCCGAAGGCGCCCGGGGTCTCCCAGGCCAGCGCCCTCACCGCCTACATGTCCCAGCTGCGGCACCACGCGCCGATCTCGCGCGAGGAGGAGCACGCGCTCGCGGTCAAGTGGGTCGAGGACGGCGACGTCGACGCCGCCAAGCAGCTCGTCCTCGCGAATCTCCGCCTCGTCGTGAAGATCTCGATGGAGTACCGGCGGGCCTGGACGAACACCCTCGACCTGATCCAGGAGGGCAACGTCGGGCTGATGGAGGCGGTCCAGCGCTTCGACCCCTACCAGGGCGTCAAGCTCTCGTCCTACGCGGTCTACTGGATTCGCGCCTATATCCTGAAGTACATCCTCGACAACATGCGGAGCGTCCGGCTCGGGACGACACGTGCCTCGCGCAAGCTCTTCTTCCGCCTGAACAAGGAGAAGCGCGAGCTCGAACGGCAGGGCTACGAGGTCGAGCCGCGCCTGCTCGCGGAGCGGCTCGACGTCTCCGAGGACGACGTGATCGACATGGAGGCGCGGCTCTCGCGTCCCGACGTATCCTTCGACGCGCCGGTCCGCAGCGACGAGAGCGACGGCATGACCTTCGGCGACCGCATGGCCGCGCCGGGCGTCAGCAGCGAGGCCACCGTCGGAGCGAACGAGCTCCGCAGAGTCTTCCTCGACACGATCGCCGAGTTCGCCGAGGGGCTCGAGGACCGCGACCGTCAGATCCTCGACGAGCGCATCCTCGCCGAGGAGCCCCGCACGCTCGCCGACCTCGGCGAGGAGTTCGCCGTCTCCCGGGAGCGCGTGCGCCAGCTCGAGGCGAAGCTCGTGAAGCGGCTGCGTGCCTACATGGAAGAGAACCTGGTCGACTTCGAGTACTACGCGCCGGGGGGCGGCTCGTGA
- a CDS encoding cytochrome c, which translates to MSNRLTGLLTLATVVSVAMLLAGSAPAASAARGKRVYEKADCAKCHGPKGRGDGPVGLTLEQIGKSPGDWSDPSTFKLDTDKDGKTGTDRDLRNVIVRGALVFGGSQMMGPTKGLSDDDLADLVAFIRSLAAR; encoded by the coding sequence ATGTCGAACCGTCTGACCGGACTGCTCACGCTCGCCACCGTGGTCTCCGTCGCGATGCTGCTCGCAGGCAGTGCGCCGGCGGCGAGCGCCGCACGCGGGAAACGCGTCTACGAGAAGGCGGACTGCGCGAAGTGCCACGGCCCGAAGGGTCGGGGCGACGGCCCCGTCGGGCTGACCCTCGAGCAGATCGGCAAGTCGCCCGGCGACTGGAGCGACCCGAGCACGTTCAAGCTCGACACCGACAAGGACGGCAAGACTGGAACCGACCGCGATCTGCGGAACGTGATCGTGCGCGGCGCCCTCGTGTTCGGAGGCTCCCAGATGATGGGGCCGACCAAGGGTCTGAGCGACGACGACCTCGCGGATCTCGTGGCGTTCATCCGGTCCCTGGCCGCACGCTAG
- a CDS encoding cytochrome c, producing the protein MTRILSTAILLAALVLPGVSFAGDAAAGKANFGVCVSCHGEGGKGDGPTGKALAAAGQPAPRDFTIGEFKFDTNKDGEVGTDADLADVIKNGAAPYGGNPLMAPNPTLSDDDVANLIAFIRSLKE; encoded by the coding sequence ATGACTCGAATCCTCTCGACCGCGATCCTGCTCGCTGCCCTCGTCCTTCCCGGCGTTTCGTTCGCCGGCGACGCCGCCGCGGGCAAGGCGAACTTCGGCGTTTGCGTTTCCTGCCACGGTGAGGGCGGCAAGGGCGACGGCCCGACCGGCAAGGCGCTCGCTGCCGCCGGACAGCCGGCCCCGCGCGACTTCACGATCGGCGAGTTCAAGTTCGATACGAACAAGGATGGTGAGGTCGGGACCGACGCGGACCTCGCGGACGTCATCAAGAACGGCGCCGCGCCCTACGGCGGCAACCCGCTGATGGCCCCGAACCCGACCCTCTCGGACGACGACGTCGCGAACCTGATCGCGTTCATCCGCTCCCTCAAGGAGTAG
- a CDS encoding leucyl aminopeptidase has translation MTMRIQIDAGSAGEVKADTVVIPITRRGEPPTTLPQGLSALDRRMGGRLSDAIASGDYKAGLGDRLAIYGPKGGDLVRVIFLGLGDGDGIDDARLRELGGRVGREAIREGHGRVAFVLPPGAGLAPEGAVPLIAEGALLGGYTFNRYKNGGRKKKAETKRLRIVTVRKVKSLAGLRAATKRAVQIAECQLEARDLSNEPPNALYPETLAREARKMARAVGLKCSVMNVAEMEKRGMGAILAVGQGSLRPPRMIVLEHGATAARKRKGTIAMIGKGITFDSGGLSLKTAAGMLEMKHDMSGAASVFGAMKAIALLDLPIHVVGILAAAENMPSHLAYRPSDIIESASGQTIEIVNTDAEGRLVMADALDLAVKRYEPDAMIDIATLTGAAMMAFGPHATAGLGNDDDVLAELQAAGDVVGETVWPMPLLDAHTKAMRSKVADWKNSGGPTGGVSTAGAFLQGFVGDTPWVHLDIAGSGMTNTQTPLHIGGGTGVGVRMLTEWVRGRAE, from the coding sequence ATGACCATGCGAATCCAGATCGACGCCGGCAGCGCGGGCGAGGTCAAGGCCGACACGGTGGTGATCCCGATCACGCGCCGGGGCGAACCGCCGACCACCCTGCCCCAGGGCCTGTCGGCGTTGGATCGACGCATGGGCGGGCGCCTCTCGGATGCGATCGCGAGCGGCGACTACAAAGCGGGCCTCGGTGATCGGCTCGCGATCTACGGACCGAAGGGTGGCGATCTCGTTCGCGTGATCTTCCTCGGGCTCGGCGACGGCGACGGGATCGACGACGCCCGGCTCCGCGAGCTCGGAGGTCGCGTGGGCCGCGAGGCCATTCGCGAAGGACATGGACGCGTGGCGTTCGTGCTTCCCCCCGGCGCAGGACTCGCGCCGGAGGGCGCAGTTCCCCTGATCGCCGAGGGCGCCCTTCTGGGGGGCTACACCTTCAACCGCTACAAGAACGGCGGTCGGAAGAAGAAGGCCGAGACGAAGCGACTGCGGATCGTGACCGTGAGAAAGGTGAAGAGCCTCGCCGGACTCCGGGCGGCGACGAAGCGCGCCGTCCAGATCGCCGAATGCCAGCTCGAAGCAAGAGACCTCTCGAACGAGCCCCCGAACGCGCTCTACCCCGAGACCCTGGCCCGCGAAGCGCGCAAGATGGCCCGCGCGGTCGGCCTCAAGTGCTCGGTCATGAACGTCGCCGAGATGGAGAAGCGCGGGATGGGCGCGATCCTCGCGGTCGGTCAGGGCAGCCTCCGTCCGCCGCGCATGATCGTGCTCGAGCACGGCGCGACGGCGGCCCGGAAGCGCAAGGGCACGATCGCGATGATCGGCAAGGGCATCACGTTCGATTCCGGCGGGCTCTCGCTCAAGACCGCCGCCGGCATGCTCGAGATGAAGCACGACATGTCCGGGGCCGCCTCCGTATTCGGCGCGATGAAGGCGATCGCCCTCCTGGACCTCCCGATCCACGTCGTCGGGATCCTCGCCGCCGCCGAGAACATGCCGAGCCATCTCGCCTATCGCCCCAGCGACATCATCGAGTCGGCCTCGGGCCAGACGATCGAGATCGTGAACACCGACGCGGAAGGCCGCCTCGTGATGGCGGACGCGCTCGATCTCGCGGTGAAGCGCTACGAGCCCGATGCGATGATCGACATCGCCACCCTGACCGGCGCCGCGATGATGGCCTTCGGGCCGCACGCGACCGCGGGTCTCGGCAACGACGACGACGTGCTCGCGGAGCTGCAGGCAGCGGGCGACGTGGTCGGCGAGACGGTGTGGCCGATGCCGCTGCTCGACGCGCACACGAAGGCGATGCGCTCGAAGGTCGCGGACTGGAAGAACTCGGGGGGCCCGACCGGAGGCGTCTCCACCGCCGGGGCGTTCCTTCAGGGCTTCGTCGGCGACACGCCCTGGGTCCATCTCGACATCGCGGGCTCCGGCATGACGAACACGCAGACGCCGCTCCACATCGGGGGCGGAACGGGCGTGGGCGTACGCATGCTGACCGAGTGGGTGCGCGGCCGGGCGGAGTAG
- a CDS encoding MotA/TolQ/ExbB proton channel family protein encodes MSFDLIDLILQAGLIVKLVLLVLFVFSLTSLTIIAVKWWELRAADQDSEAFLEVYRKEGFAEAFDAARHLDRSPLAVVFLTTGSELQDARERNAGDRSRDKLVTQLERSIAWNATAQVRRLERGMPFLATTGSATPFIGLFGTVVGIIAAFQSIGVAGQASLAVVGPGIAEALVATAVGLLAAIPATIAYNAFGGRIDGLLAMLERFTNQFEEDVGRVVQSTTPRAAAPVAGQD; translated from the coding sequence ATGAGTTTCGACCTGATCGACCTGATTCTTCAGGCCGGTCTGATCGTCAAGCTCGTCCTGCTCGTTCTGTTCGTCTTCTCCCTGACCTCGCTCACGATCATCGCCGTGAAGTGGTGGGAGCTTCGCGCCGCGGATCAGGATAGCGAGGCGTTTCTGGAGGTCTATCGGAAGGAGGGCTTCGCCGAGGCCTTCGATGCCGCGCGACACCTCGACCGGAGTCCGCTGGCGGTCGTGTTCCTGACGACGGGCAGCGAACTCCAGGACGCGCGCGAGCGAAACGCCGGCGATCGTTCCCGGGACAAGCTGGTCACGCAGCTCGAGCGTTCGATCGCGTGGAACGCGACGGCCCAGGTGCGTCGACTCGAGCGCGGCATGCCCTTCCTGGCGACGACGGGCAGCGCCACGCCGTTCATCGGCCTCTTCGGGACCGTCGTCGGCATCATCGCCGCGTTCCAGTCGATCGGCGTTGCCGGTCAGGCCTCCCTCGCGGTGGTCGGCCCCGGGATCGCCGAGGCGCTCGTCGCGACCGCGGTCGGCCTGCTCGCCGCGATCCCGGCAACGATCGCCTACAACGCCTTCGGCGGTCGGATCGACGGCCTGCTCGCGATGCTCGAGCGCTTCACGAACCAGTTCGAGGAAGACGTCGGGCGGGTCGTCCAGTCGACGACGCCGCGCGCCGCCGCGCCGGTCGCGGGACAGGACTGA
- a CDS encoding biopolymer transporter ExbD: MGVQLSRSGGRRGNGEINVTPFVDVVLVLLIIFMVTAPLMLQGMDVNLPETSTQPIRMPNAPLVLTVTKEGEYSLARKIIPIDELQTKLEAVFDARGSKEVFLRADEAAPYGIVVEAMAAARRAGATRLGIVTEEER; the protein is encoded by the coding sequence ATGGGGGTTCAGCTGTCCAGATCCGGCGGGCGGAGGGGAAACGGCGAGATCAACGTCACGCCCTTCGTCGACGTCGTGCTCGTGTTGCTGATCATCTTCATGGTCACGGCGCCGCTCATGCTCCAGGGCATGGACGTGAACCTGCCCGAGACGTCGACCCAGCCGATCCGGATGCCCAACGCGCCGCTCGTGTTGACGGTGACGAAAGAGGGCGAGTACTCCCTCGCGCGCAAGATCATCCCGATCGACGAGCTTCAGACGAAGCTCGAGGCCGTCTTCGACGCGCGAGGCTCGAAAGAGGTCTTCCTGCGCGCGGACGAAGCGGCACCCTATGGGATCGTCGTCGAGGCGATGGCCGCGGCACGTCGCGCCGGCGCGACCCGGCTCGGGATCGTGACCGAGGAAGAGCGTTGA